A single genomic interval of Aegicerativicinus sediminis harbors:
- a CDS encoding superoxide dismutase, translating into MAFELPKLKYDYDALEPYIDARTMEIHHTKHHQGYTSKLNDAIKGTDLEGKTIENILINLDMDNAAVRNNGGGFYNHSLFWEVMNPDNKGRLSGNLKDAIEEAFKSFDGFKAEFSSAAGSRFGSGWAWLCAHKGGKVDVCSTANQDNPLMPGIGCGGTPILGIDVWEHAYYLNYQNRRPDYIEAFFNVINWNEVERRYAEAI; encoded by the coding sequence ATGGCTTTTGAATTACCGAAATTGAAATATGACTATGATGCCTTAGAACCATATATTGATGCTAGAACAATGGAAATACACCATACCAAACATCATCAAGGTTATACATCAAAACTTAACGATGCAATTAAAGGCACTGACCTAGAAGGAAAAACTATTGAAAATATCCTAATTAATTTGGATATGGACAATGCTGCTGTTAGAAATAATGGAGGTGGGTTTTATAACCATTCCTTATTTTGGGAAGTGATGAATCCCGATAATAAAGGTCGATTATCCGGAAATCTGAAGGATGCAATAGAAGAGGCTTTTAAATCTTTTGATGGATTTAAGGCTGAATTTTCTAGTGCTGCTGGTTCAAGATTTGGATCTGGTTGGGCATGGTTATGTGCTCACAAGGGGGGCAAAGTTGATGTTTGTTCTACTGCAAACCAAGATAACCCGCTTATGCCGGGTATAGGATGTGGAGGTACTCCAATTTTAGGTATTGATGTATGGGAACATGCTTATTATCTAAATTACCAAAACAGACGTCCAGATTATATTGAAGCTTTCTTCAATGTTATAAATTGGAACGAAGTTGAAAGACGTTACGCAGAAGCGATTTAA
- a CDS encoding UvrD-helicase domain-containing protein, translating to MSYSSNFNIYSASAGSGKTFNIVRIYLRLLFSSKDLTKFKTILAITFTNKAVGEMKERVISTLKSFSNPAILENPNPLFELLMKDLNYTPEELHKKSAIILEHILNNYGAFDISTIDKFNHRILRTFARDMKLPTNFEVEMDTSLLLQRAVDQLIDKVGQEAELTDLLIQFAIDKADDDRSWDISFDLNEMSKILISENDLPYLKILETKTVSDFKQLKGLLTKKVESARKDINELASSVLTVLKTKGVENDFYGNYIPKHFIKVKDGFNDLGSLYGNQLENNLRLNERLFAKSKSKSTQDTILKIAPLILERYLKIKELLYQTDFHLNVLKNLTALTVIHYLNDSLNTIKQEEDLLLISEFNELISKELRSQPAPYIYERLGERFQHYFIDEFQDTSGMQWENLIPLIENSLAGLTGGEPGSLVLVGDVKQAIYRWRGGKAEQFLNLLSVENSPFPIKPGFENLDTNYRSRLDIVKFNNSLFEYISNAIFKNTEHKALYSRSGQISNSSDPGYIEIQFLEFENSDKNEVYSHQCLKTLIDLTSEGYNYGDICIIVRKNKQGAEIAKVLSENNIEVVSPDSLLLENSAKVQFLNAFLQLIDQPKNDEPKIKVLEFIAEKAEIEESHSFYKKYLSLTGGEFYKSLRDLGYTIDVEQIQRLPIYEIAELLVSTFNLNCASDAYLIAYLDEIYKYSQRQTLGIQGFLLHWDKKKDKLSVQAPESDSAVTIMTIHKAKGLQFPVVILPYADETLVSNRKNKLWFKVNPQEYAGFPFLYTSANKNLEELGQEGANAYAEYQDFSILDSINLLYVALTRPEERLYIFTENPKNPTNEISNYSNLLQHYLQSENIWEEGQNFYQLGGKTSPTKTIHSEIKDQSGIISNPRVDQNLEILSNNGLLWDSIQQEAMEKGNIAHELLARINTVNDLQFVLSDALNEGLIIDIQESSLRDTLLNIVNHPSLSPYFSGEFIILNERDILTKSGNIYRPDRVAIKNNQAVIIDYKTGQPKTWHEKQLQEYAELIESMGFSVTKKILVYIEDEVAVKEF from the coding sequence GTGTCTTATAGCTCAAATTTCAACATTTACAGTGCTTCAGCAGGAAGTGGAAAAACATTCAACATCGTTCGAATCTATTTGAGGCTATTGTTTAGCTCAAAAGATTTAACAAAATTTAAGACAATTCTAGCCATAACCTTCACCAATAAAGCGGTTGGCGAGATGAAAGAGAGGGTGATTTCTACATTAAAATCTTTTTCAAACCCTGCTATTTTAGAAAATCCAAATCCATTATTTGAACTGCTAATGAAGGATTTGAATTATACTCCGGAAGAATTGCATAAGAAATCAGCAATAATATTAGAGCACATACTTAACAATTACGGCGCCTTCGACATCTCAACAATTGATAAGTTCAATCATAGAATTCTTAGGACATTCGCAAGAGACATGAAGTTACCCACCAATTTTGAGGTCGAAATGGATACAAGCTTATTATTGCAACGGGCAGTTGACCAATTGATTGATAAAGTTGGACAAGAAGCAGAACTTACGGATTTATTAATACAATTTGCAATTGACAAGGCTGATGATGACCGAAGCTGGGATATTTCATTTGATCTGAATGAAATGTCTAAAATTTTAATCAGCGAAAACGATCTGCCATATTTAAAAATTTTGGAGACTAAAACCGTGTCCGATTTTAAACAACTTAAAGGTCTACTTACAAAAAAAGTTGAGTCAGCAAGAAAAGATATTAATGAATTAGCTTCATCGGTGTTAACCGTATTGAAAACAAAAGGTGTAGAAAATGACTTTTACGGCAATTATATTCCTAAACACTTTATTAAAGTAAAAGATGGATTTAATGATTTAGGGAGTCTATACGGCAATCAATTAGAAAACAACTTGCGATTAAATGAGCGACTATTCGCCAAATCGAAATCGAAATCTACGCAAGACACCATCCTAAAGATAGCACCATTAATTCTGGAACGTTACCTAAAAATTAAAGAATTACTTTACCAAACAGACTTTCATCTCAACGTATTAAAGAATCTGACTGCTCTTACCGTCATACATTACCTTAATGACTCTTTAAATACCATAAAACAAGAGGAAGATTTATTGTTGATTTCAGAATTTAATGAATTAATTTCAAAAGAATTAAGATCGCAACCCGCCCCTTACATTTATGAAAGATTAGGTGAGCGCTTCCAACATTATTTCATTGATGAGTTTCAGGACACCTCAGGTATGCAATGGGAAAATCTTATACCCCTCATTGAAAACTCTCTTGCAGGTTTAACAGGTGGGGAGCCAGGGTCATTAGTACTGGTAGGAGATGTAAAGCAAGCTATATATAGGTGGAGGGGTGGAAAAGCCGAGCAATTTTTGAACCTACTTTCTGTCGAAAATAGTCCTTTTCCAATAAAACCAGGATTCGAAAATTTAGATACCAACTATAGAAGCCGGCTGGACATCGTAAAATTTAATAATTCCTTATTTGAATATATATCTAATGCAATTTTCAAGAATACAGAGCACAAGGCCTTGTATTCTAGGAGTGGGCAAATTTCGAATTCCTCCGATCCTGGATATATTGAAATTCAATTTTTAGAATTTGAAAATTCAGATAAAAATGAGGTTTATTCCCACCAATGTTTGAAAACATTAATCGATCTTACAAGTGAAGGTTACAATTACGGAGACATATGCATTATAGTTAGAAAAAATAAACAAGGCGCGGAAATTGCAAAAGTTCTCTCCGAAAATAATATTGAGGTGGTCTCTCCAGATTCCTTATTACTCGAAAATTCAGCAAAGGTCCAATTCCTGAATGCCTTCCTTCAACTAATAGATCAACCAAAAAATGATGAACCTAAAATTAAGGTCCTGGAATTTATAGCTGAAAAAGCAGAAATAGAAGAAAGCCATTCTTTTTACAAGAAATATTTGTCCTTAACCGGCGGAGAATTTTATAAGTCTCTAAGAGATTTAGGCTATACTATTGATGTGGAACAGATTCAACGTCTACCAATTTATGAAATTGCAGAGCTCTTGGTTTCAACCTTCAATTTAAATTGTGCCTCAGATGCCTACCTAATCGCCTACCTCGATGAGATTTACAAATATTCCCAGAGGCAAACTCTCGGTATTCAAGGTTTTCTACTTCATTGGGATAAGAAAAAAGATAAACTGAGCGTCCAAGCTCCAGAATCGGATTCTGCAGTAACCATAATGACCATCCACAAAGCAAAGGGGCTACAGTTTCCTGTTGTTATCTTACCTTATGCCGACGAGACTTTGGTTAGCAATAGGAAAAATAAACTTTGGTTTAAGGTAAATCCACAGGAATATGCTGGTTTTCCTTTTTTGTATACATCGGCAAATAAGAATTTGGAGGAGTTGGGCCAAGAAGGCGCAAATGCCTATGCTGAATACCAAGATTTTTCAATATTGGATAGTATAAATCTACTTTATGTGGCCTTGACAAGACCTGAGGAACGACTTTATATTTTTACAGAAAACCCCAAGAACCCTACTAATGAAATAAGTAATTATTCCAATTTATTACAGCATTATTTACAAAGTGAAAATATATGGGAAGAAGGCCAGAATTTTTACCAATTAGGCGGAAAAACTTCTCCAACCAAAACAATCCATTCTGAAATTAAAGATCAATCGGGAATAATCTCAAATCCTAGGGTGGATCAAAATTTAGAAATCCTTTCCAATAATGGACTTCTTTGGGATAGCATCCAACAAGAAGCAATGGAAAAGGGGAACATAGCGCATGAATTGTTAGCAAGAATAAATACAGTTAACGACCTTCAGTTTGTTTTAAGTGATGCTTTGAACGAGGGACTTATAATCGATATCCAAGAAAGCAGTCTACGTGATACACTACTTAACATAGTGAACCATCCATCACTATCTCCCTACTTTTCAGGTGAATTTATAATTTTAAACGAAAGAGATATACTTACAAAAAGCGGCAATATATATAGGCCAGACCGGGTTGCAATAAAAAATAATCAAGCTGTAATTATTGATTACAAAACAGGACAGCCTAAAACGTGGCATGAAAAACAACTTCAAGAGTATGCAGAACTAATTGAATCTATGGGTTTTAGCGTAACCAAGAAAATTCTTGTCTATATAGAAGACGAAGTTGCCGTGAAAGAATTTTAA
- the kbl gene encoding glycine C-acetyltransferase — MYGSIKNHLQQELNEIKNAGLFKIERIITSKQGAEITLADGKTVLNFCANNYLGLSSHPDVIKAAIDTLDTHGFGMSSVRFICGTQDIHKKLEEKIAEFYGTEDTILYAAAFDANGGVFEPLLGAEDAIISDSLNHASIIDGVRLCKAARYRYKSSDMEDLEKQLQEANKNGARFKIIVTDGVFSMDGMLAPLDVICDLADKYDAMVMIDECHAAGFIGDTGRGTLEKKNVMNRIDIITGTLGKALGGAMGGYTTGKKEIIEMLRQRSRPYLFSNSLAPAIVGASIKVFEMLTDNTELRDQLEWNTNYFKEGMKEAGFDIIDGDSAIVPVMLYDAKLSQTMANMLLDEGIYVIGFFYPVVPKEKARIRVQLSAAHTKEHLDKAISAFKMVGEKLDII; from the coding sequence ATGTACGGATCAATTAAAAATCACTTACAGCAAGAATTAAACGAAATAAAAAACGCTGGCCTTTTCAAAATCGAGCGAATCATTACTTCCAAACAGGGAGCAGAAATAACATTAGCCGATGGTAAAACTGTCCTAAATTTCTGTGCTAACAACTATTTGGGCCTTTCCTCTCATCCAGATGTAATAAAGGCTGCAATAGACACCTTGGACACTCATGGATTTGGGATGTCCTCTGTTCGATTTATTTGTGGCACACAGGACATTCATAAAAAACTTGAGGAAAAAATTGCAGAGTTCTATGGCACGGAGGACACCATCTTATATGCTGCTGCTTTTGATGCTAATGGGGGGGTTTTCGAACCTCTTTTGGGAGCAGAGGATGCAATAATTTCCGATTCTTTAAATCATGCTTCTATAATAGATGGCGTAAGGCTTTGCAAAGCTGCCCGTTATCGTTACAAAAGCAGTGACATGGAAGATTTGGAAAAGCAACTTCAAGAAGCCAACAAAAATGGAGCACGCTTTAAAATAATAGTAACCGACGGTGTATTTTCTATGGACGGCATGCTTGCACCATTAGATGTCATTTGCGATTTAGCAGATAAATATGATGCAATGGTAATGATTGACGAATGCCACGCGGCAGGTTTTATTGGCGATACGGGAAGAGGAACATTAGAGAAAAAAAATGTAATGAACCGAATAGACATCATTACAGGAACCTTGGGAAAAGCACTTGGAGGGGCCATGGGAGGTTATACCACAGGTAAAAAAGAAATTATTGAAATGTTGCGTCAACGTTCAAGACCTTATTTATTTTCTAATTCTTTGGCACCCGCAATTGTAGGCGCTTCAATTAAGGTCTTTGAAATGTTAACGGATAATACCGAATTAAGGGATCAACTTGAATGGAATACCAATTATTTTAAGGAAGGTATGAAGGAAGCTGGTTTTGATATAATTGACGGAGATTCCGCTATTGTCCCTGTTATGCTTTATGATGCTAAACTGTCCCAAACAATGGCAAATATGTTGCTTGATGAAGGAATCTATGTAATAGGTTTCTTTTACCCAGTTGTTCCTAAAGAAAAAGCACGCATTCGAGTACAACTTTCAGCGGCACACACAAAGGAACATTTAGATAAAGCAATCAGCGCTTTTAAAATGGTTGGCGAAAAACTAGATATTATATAA
- a CDS encoding OmpA family protein, which produces MKNLSRLCFALLLLWSFNANAQDENNPWAIGIGVNAVDVYPTGEDAPLGGMFDEYFNVGDHWNILPSVSTISVSRYLGAGFVLGVRGSINQIDKYGDASVDDLSYYAADAIAKFSFGSLFNSAWFDPFLGVGGGYTWLDNDGFGTGNGTLGFNIWFSDNVGISLQSTYKHAFDDDYPKHFQHSAGLVLKFGGKDTDGDGIYDKDDACPEVPGLPEFNGCPDSDGDGIEDAKDDCPNEAGPAEFNGCPDSDGDGVPDKDDDCPTVAGLKELNGCPDADGDGVADKDDDCPNEAGPAENKGCPWPDSDGDGVLDKDDECPDVAGTVANNGCPEVTEEVQKQLNAYAKTVLFDLNKASIKAESEAALRDIVDILNEYEYAKFTVEGHTDSSGRDEYNLGLSEARALSVKDWLVNHGVDEFRLSAKGYGETRPIDTNSTREGRANNRRVEINLVKE; this is translated from the coding sequence ATGAAAAATCTTAGCAGATTATGTTTTGCTTTGTTGCTTTTATGGAGCTTCAATGCTAATGCTCAGGATGAGAACAATCCTTGGGCAATTGGAATTGGCGTTAACGCAGTAGATGTTTATCCAACTGGTGAAGACGCTCCTCTAGGTGGAATGTTTGATGAATACTTCAACGTCGGAGATCACTGGAATATCCTTCCTTCCGTTTCTACAATTTCCGTTTCAAGATATTTAGGAGCTGGATTTGTTTTAGGAGTTAGAGGTTCCATTAATCAAATTGATAAATATGGTGACGCAAGTGTAGATGATTTGTCTTACTACGCTGCTGATGCGATTGCTAAATTTAGCTTTGGTAGTTTATTCAATTCTGCTTGGTTCGATCCTTTCCTTGGTGTTGGTGGAGGTTACACTTGGTTAGACAACGATGGCTTTGGAACTGGTAACGGAACTTTAGGATTCAACATTTGGTTTTCTGATAACGTAGGTATTTCTCTTCAATCTACTTACAAGCATGCATTTGACGATGACTATCCTAAGCATTTCCAACATTCTGCTGGTTTAGTACTTAAGTTTGGTGGAAAAGATACTGACGGTGACGGAATCTACGATAAAGATGACGCTTGTCCAGAAGTTCCTGGTCTTCCAGAATTTAATGGTTGCCCAGATTCAGACGGTGATGGTATCGAAGATGCTAAGGACGATTGTCCAAACGAAGCTGGTCCTGCTGAATTCAACGGTTGTCCAGATTCAGATGGTGATGGTGTTCCAGATAAAGATGATGACTGCCCAACAGTTGCAGGTCTTAAAGAACTTAACGGTTGCCCAGATGCAGACGGTGACGGTGTAGCTGACAAGGATGATGATTGTCCTAATGAAGCTGGTCCTGCTGAAAACAAAGGTTGCCCATGGCCAGATTCAGATGGTGATGGTGTATTAGATAAAGATGATGAATGTCCAGATGTTGCTGGTACTGTAGCCAACAATGGTTGCCCAGAAGTAACTGAAGAGGTTCAAAAGCAATTGAACGCTTATGCTAAAACTGTTTTATTCGACCTTAACAAAGCATCAATAAAAGCAGAGTCTGAAGCTGCACTTAGAGATATCGTTGACATTCTTAATGAATATGAATATGCTAAATTTACTGTAGAAGGTCATACTGATAGCTCAGGTAGAGATGAATACAACTTAGGCTTGTCTGAAGCAAGAGCACTTTCTGTTAAAGATTGGTTAGTTAACCACGGAGTAGATGAATTTAGACTATCTGCAAAAGGATATGGTGAAACTCGCCCAATTGATACTAACAGTACAAGAGAAGGTAGAGCTAATAACCGTAGAGTTGAAATTAACTTAGTGAAAGAATAA
- a CDS encoding PD-(D/E)XK nuclease family protein yields the protein MTNFIDLVIQDLIKREENLSNLKFVFPSRRAGLFLKKSLSKYIEKPIFSPRTQSIDEFVEELSGLKSITVENLYIQFYEVYKQQTPNKLIEEFDSVLGWVNTLLNDFNEIDRYLIDPDKIFNYLKDIKETEHWSIGEGQTEQIKAYLKFWSLLPKYYKGLNESLKEKELGYPGNIYREAVENLEYYIDSVAEDDIKHVFVGFNALNKAEERIIQEILNNRLGWIYWDIEESFLNNPLHDAGHFIRNYRNAWPYYQKNRDFHWTTNSYSIPKSIEITGVPKQIGQIKYAGELIQKLLIQNNSLEDTAIVLADETLLLPLLNSLPKDVGPINITMGIPLSTMPISDLFEILLIVQKQHKGTVYHRLLKQVLNHPLIHLLFENEILTKAVIEINKGNKTHLKVSEIMDLFPNDKNIPLLFDDWNGSIRLGLIKFQKLIFLIREQILKSNIQDNITLECLFRFHTIFNKIQGLIEPFEGFNNLSSLIGLYKELIKNETLDLKGEPLNGLQIMGMLESRVLDFRNVIIVSLNEGLLPAGKTDNSFIPYDVKRNLGLPTYKEKDAVYANHFYHLLYRSEKVHLIYNTDVDALKGGEKSRFISQLEFEGIHTLNHHTISHNTPAYPKELREIEKSEEILEALTDLATSGFSPTSLTSYIRNPLEFYYQKILKIDEFEDVEETMAANTMGTVIHHTLEELYKPYTNKILAIRDLESMVSKIPETVMIQFKKHYLDSKHLYGKNLIILEICKRYISNYLKKEQKSIEEGHKIQIVALEEPVEMILTIPSLGFPVKIKGYIDRIDLCDGVYRIIDYKTGKVTQTQLHIKLWDDITTDYNRYSKPFQILCYALMVNHKFAINQMEGGIISFKNLGGDYFLKFGKADEDKPTLKDYLITEETLKNFKNQLENLILEILNPDINLVEKNI from the coding sequence ATGACCAATTTTATTGATCTCGTCATACAAGACCTGATAAAACGAGAAGAAAATCTTTCGAATTTAAAATTTGTATTTCCAAGCAGACGTGCCGGTTTGTTCCTAAAAAAAAGTCTATCTAAATACATTGAAAAACCAATTTTTAGTCCAAGAACACAAAGTATAGATGAATTTGTAGAAGAACTTTCAGGTCTTAAAAGCATAACAGTAGAAAACCTTTATATACAGTTTTATGAAGTTTACAAACAGCAAACCCCAAATAAGCTAATAGAAGAATTTGATTCTGTATTAGGATGGGTTAATACACTTCTCAATGATTTTAATGAAATAGATCGATATTTAATTGATCCAGATAAAATATTCAATTATTTAAAGGATATAAAAGAAACTGAACACTGGTCCATTGGCGAAGGGCAAACGGAACAAATAAAAGCCTATTTAAAATTTTGGAGCCTATTGCCTAAATATTACAAAGGTCTAAATGAAAGTTTAAAAGAAAAAGAACTAGGATATCCTGGGAACATATATAGAGAGGCAGTTGAAAATTTGGAATATTACATTGATTCAGTTGCAGAGGATGACATAAAGCATGTATTTGTTGGTTTTAACGCCCTTAATAAAGCAGAGGAGCGTATCATACAAGAAATTCTTAACAATAGATTAGGTTGGATTTATTGGGATATTGAGGAGTCATTTTTAAACAATCCTCTGCATGATGCAGGACACTTCATAAGAAATTACAGGAATGCGTGGCCCTATTATCAAAAAAACCGAGATTTTCATTGGACAACCAACTCTTATAGTATTCCAAAATCAATTGAAATTACGGGAGTACCAAAGCAAATTGGTCAAATTAAATATGCTGGAGAACTTATTCAAAAACTGTTAATTCAAAACAATTCACTAGAGGATACTGCAATTGTCTTGGCTGATGAAACACTTTTGTTGCCGTTATTAAATTCGCTCCCAAAAGATGTTGGCCCGATCAATATTACTATGGGTATTCCTCTCTCAACAATGCCAATCTCAGATCTCTTTGAAATTTTACTTATCGTTCAAAAACAACATAAAGGCACCGTTTATCATCGATTACTTAAACAAGTTTTAAATCATCCTCTTATTCATCTACTATTTGAAAATGAGATCTTAACCAAGGCAGTAATAGAAATAAACAAGGGTAATAAAACCCATTTGAAGGTAAGTGAAATAATGGATTTGTTTCCTAATGACAAAAACATTCCATTGTTATTTGACGACTGGAACGGTTCTATAAGACTAGGATTAATCAAATTTCAAAAGCTCATTTTTTTAATTCGAGAACAAATTTTAAAAAGCAATATCCAAGACAACATTACTTTAGAATGCCTTTTCCGATTTCATACAATTTTCAATAAAATCCAGGGATTAATAGAACCTTTCGAAGGTTTTAATAATCTTTCATCCTTAATTGGTTTATACAAAGAACTTATTAAAAATGAAACACTCGATCTTAAAGGTGAACCGCTCAATGGGTTACAAATAATGGGAATGTTAGAATCTAGAGTTTTAGATTTTAGAAATGTTATAATCGTATCTTTAAATGAAGGGCTTTTACCAGCCGGGAAAACAGATAATTCTTTCATTCCATATGATGTTAAGCGTAATCTTGGACTCCCCACTTATAAAGAAAAAGATGCTGTTTATGCAAATCATTTTTACCATCTTTTATACCGTTCAGAAAAGGTTCATTTAATCTATAATACCGATGTTGACGCTTTAAAAGGAGGCGAAAAAAGTCGCTTTATTTCCCAATTAGAATTTGAAGGTATCCACACACTAAATCACCATACAATTTCCCACAATACTCCAGCATATCCCAAAGAATTAAGAGAAATTGAAAAGTCTGAAGAAATTTTAGAAGCCTTAACCGATTTAGCAACTAGTGGATTTAGTCCAACATCATTAACCTCTTATATCAGAAATCCTTTAGAATTTTATTATCAAAAGATTTTAAAGATTGATGAGTTTGAAGATGTCGAAGAAACAATGGCTGCGAATACCATGGGGACGGTAATCCATCATACGCTGGAGGAATTATACAAACCTTATACTAATAAAATTTTAGCAATAAGAGATTTAGAATCGATGGTTTCTAAAATTCCTGAAACGGTTATGATACAATTTAAGAAGCATTATTTAGATTCTAAACATTTATACGGCAAAAACCTCATAATACTCGAAATTTGCAAAAGGTATATTTCCAATTACCTAAAAAAAGAGCAAAAGTCAATTGAAGAAGGCCACAAAATACAAATAGTCGCTTTGGAGGAACCCGTTGAAATGATTTTAACTATACCCTCCCTAGGTTTTCCGGTTAAAATTAAAGGCTATATTGATCGAATAGATTTATGTGATGGCGTTTACCGAATTATTGATTACAAGACTGGAAAAGTAACACAGACTCAGCTTCATATCAAACTTTGGGATGATATAACTACAGATTACAACAGGTACAGCAAACCCTTTCAAATATTATGTTACGCCCTTATGGTAAATCACAAATTTGCAATAAATCAAATGGAAGGTGGTATAATTTCATTTAAAAATTTAGGAGGCGATTACTTTTTAAAGTTCGGTAAGGCAGATGAAGACAAACCAACCCTAAAAGATTATCTGATTACCGAGGAAACTCTCAAAAATTTCAAAAACCAACTAGAAAATTTAATCCTAGAAATTTTGAATCCAGATATTAATTTGGTTGAAAAAAACATTTAA
- a CDS encoding NAD(P)/FAD-dependent oxidoreductase — MEKVDVLVIGAGPAGSVAAAYLNLNGIKVKVVEKSQFPRFVIGESLLPRSMEHFEEVGLIDILKKEGFEIKSGARFIKGDRYCNFDFSEKFSPGWDWTWQVPRDRFDSVIIEEVMRRGVDVEFNSEVLEIEHEQESIIAKIKSFSGTNWVKAKFVIDASGYGQVLPRLLNLIDESYPANFSSIFTHVKDFNRPKGREGTLITFDVIRDDTWFWVIPFSNGITSLGFVGPTELLTKQSPILQFRELLELSDHYKNRFSDFSPLFDIKSINGYSHKVKSLVGDRFVLVGNSAAFLDPVFSSGVMFATESSLLAAKLVYNDLQHGKVDWQRDYVDYIEKGISVFSTYVNEWYTGNLQKIFFHSNTSESIKKQICSVLAGYVWDDTNPFVANHKRLVPTVAHIIDLENETQP; from the coding sequence ATGGAAAAGGTTGATGTCTTGGTAATTGGAGCTGGCCCAGCTGGTTCAGTTGCTGCTGCATATTTAAATCTTAATGGGATAAAGGTAAAAGTTGTTGAAAAATCCCAATTTCCAAGATTTGTTATTGGAGAAAGTCTTCTTCCTAGATCAATGGAGCATTTTGAGGAGGTGGGTTTAATAGATATTTTGAAAAAGGAGGGTTTTGAAATTAAATCTGGCGCTCGTTTTATCAAAGGAGACCGTTATTGCAATTTTGATTTTAGTGAAAAGTTTTCTCCTGGTTGGGATTGGACTTGGCAAGTTCCAAGAGATCGATTCGATTCCGTAATTATTGAGGAAGTAATGCGAAGGGGAGTCGATGTGGAATTCAATTCAGAAGTCCTAGAAATCGAACATGAACAAGAGTCTATAATCGCCAAAATAAAATCTTTTTCTGGCACTAATTGGGTGAAGGCTAAATTTGTTATAGATGCAAGCGGTTATGGTCAAGTCCTACCTAGGTTATTAAATTTAATTGATGAATCTTATCCAGCAAATTTTTCGTCAATTTTCACTCATGTAAAAGATTTCAATCGACCAAAAGGCAGGGAAGGCACATTGATTACTTTTGACGTTATTAGAGATGATACTTGGTTTTGGGTAATTCCCTTCTCGAATGGAATTACTAGTTTGGGCTTTGTTGGCCCCACTGAATTATTAACTAAACAGTCTCCCATACTACAGTTTAGAGAGCTTTTAGAGTTATCGGATCACTATAAAAATCGGTTTTCTGATTTCTCTCCTCTTTTCGATATAAAATCCATTAATGGTTATTCACACAAAGTAAAAAGCCTTGTAGGTGATAGGTTTGTTCTTGTGGGCAACAGCGCTGCCTTTTTGGACCCTGTGTTTTCATCAGGGGTAATGTTTGCTACAGAATCCTCTCTTTTGGCCGCTAAATTGGTTTATAATGACCTGCAACATGGAAAGGTCGATTGGCAGAGAGACTATGTGGACTATATAGAGAAAGGTATTTCTGTATTTTCAACCTATGTAAATGAATGGTACACAGGTAACTTGCAGAAAATATTTTTTCATTCTAACACTTCAGAATCAATAAAAAAGCAAATATGTTCTGTTTTGGCAGGCTATGTTTGGGATGATACCAATCCGTTCGTTGCCAATCACAAAAGGTTAGTGCCAACGGTGGCCCATATTATCGATCTTGAAAATGAAACTCAACCCTAA